The proteins below are encoded in one region of uncultured Eubacteriales bacterium:
- a CDS encoding Zn-dependent hydrolase, glyoxylase, protein MEKADWFTLDRVDPDTDIISEYRHWEETHCYLLNGSAGSLLIDTGLGISNIYDEVRRLTNNPVTAAATHIHWDHIGGHKYFPDFYAHEKELNWLNGEFPLSMETIKEMVVDRCKLPEGYDVNTYEFFQGTPTRILNDGDVIDLGGRHIHILHTPGHSPGHMCFWEPERGYLFTGDLVYKDTLFAYYPSTDPEAYLDSLEKVSSLPVKRVFPAHHTLEIQPEILTRMRDAFRQLKAEGKLRHGSGTFHYEDWAVWL, encoded by the coding sequence ATGGAAAAGGCAGATTGGTTTACACTGGATAGGGTTGATCCGGACACCGATATCATAAGTGAATACCGCCATTGGGAAGAAACGCATTGCTACCTTCTAAACGGATCCGCAGGCAGTCTGCTGATAGACACAGGACTTGGTATTTCTAATATTTACGACGAGGTAAGGCGCCTCACAAATAACCCGGTCACAGCCGCTGCAACCCATATTCACTGGGACCATATCGGCGGCCACAAATACTTTCCTGATTTTTATGCCCACGAGAAAGAGCTGAACTGGTTGAACGGCGAATTTCCGCTCTCGATGGAAACCATAAAAGAGATGGTGGTGGATCGCTGTAAATTGCCGGAAGGCTATGACGTCAACACCTATGAGTTTTTTCAGGGAACGCCGACAAGAATTTTAAACGATGGCGACGTCATAGACCTCGGCGGGCGGCACATCCACATCCTGCATACGCCCGGTCATTCGCCGGGACATATGTGTTTCTGGGAACCCGAACGCGGGTATCTATTTACCGGAGATTTGGTTTATAAAGATACTCTATTTGCCTACTATCCATCCACTGACCCGGAGGCATATCTTGATTCGCTTGAAAAGGTTTCGTCGCTCCCCGTAAAGAGAGTATTTCCCGCGCACCACACCTTAGAGATTCAACCGGAAATACTAACCCGAATGCGTGACGCATTTCGACAGCTAAAAGCAGAGGGAAAACTGCGCCACGGAAGCGGAACCTTTCACTATGAAGATTGGGCGGTATGGCTGTAA
- a CDS encoding putative translation elongation factor G (Evidence 3 : Function proposed based on presence of conserved amino acid motif, structural feature or limited homology) encodes MRKLAVGILAHVDAGKTTLSEGLLYTCGCLRTLGRVDHQNAFLDTEAIERERGITVFSKQAILPLEDLEITLLDTPGHVDFSTEMERTLGVLDCAVLVVSGPDGVRGHTLTLWNLLEEYGVPTFLFVNKMDLAGADRDALLTQFRDRLGDGCVDFGAGAEHIWESAALCGEALLTRYLERGRLEDEDLAALVEGRRLFPCYFGSALRLEGVEALLDGLRRFAPSPTHGAEFGARVYKIARDAQGERLTYLKITGGTLRVKDLLTNRRAGLGEDEAWEEKADQIRLYSGAKYRTADEVGAGTVCAVTGLSRTYPGQGLGWERDWRRSVLEPVLTYRVLLPDGYDPHAALLKLNQLQEEDPQLHLVWNTQTREICLQLMGEVQLEVLKELIARRFGLAVEFDAGSIVYRETIAAPSVGIGHFEPLRHYAEVHLLLEPGERGSGLRIGSDCPEGVLDRGWQRLILSHLAEKAHLGVLTGSPITDLTITLIAGRGHEKHTEGGDFRQATYRAVRQGLMRAESVLLEPFYDFRLEVPQASLGRAISDLQRMGGEIAPPETAGENAVLTGSAPVSSMRDYARQVTAYTAGQGRLFCVSGGYRPCADQAAAVASLGYDPERDLENTPDSVFCAHGAGFTVKWDKVEEYAHVSSGLAPDSAPEQEEPDAPAARPRPVSYAGAAAEDKELQAIFERTYGPVKRREFMPGSPARELAETVQYKAPAIPDGQEYLLVDGYNLIFAWDELKAAARDSLDAARQLLLDLLSNYQGFQKNEVIVVFDAYRVPRSTRDESRYHNIHVVFTKEAETADAYIEKVTYDLGKKHRVRVATSDYAEQLIILGHGALRLSASSFREEVERVSGQISALLRQNNLAGRSQPVRAAMEKAMENGNQ; translated from the coding sequence ATGAGAAAGCTGGCGGTTGGAATACTGGCCCACGTGGACGCGGGGAAAACCACCCTGTCCGAGGGCCTGCTCTACACCTGCGGGTGCCTGCGGACGCTGGGGCGGGTGGACCACCAGAACGCCTTTCTGGACACGGAGGCCATTGAGCGGGAGCGGGGCATCACGGTCTTCTCCAAGCAGGCCATCCTTCCGCTGGAGGACCTGGAGATCACGCTTTTGGACACCCCCGGCCATGTGGACTTCTCTACAGAGATGGAGCGGACTTTGGGCGTGCTGGACTGCGCCGTTTTGGTAGTCAGCGGCCCGGATGGGGTGCGGGGCCACACGCTGACCCTGTGGAACCTCCTGGAGGAGTACGGCGTACCCACCTTCCTCTTTGTCAACAAGATGGACCTGGCCGGGGCGGACCGGGACGCCCTCCTCACCCAGTTCAGGGACCGGCTGGGGGACGGATGCGTGGACTTTGGCGCGGGGGCGGAGCACATCTGGGAGAGCGCCGCCCTCTGCGGCGAGGCCCTCCTCACCCGGTACCTGGAGCGGGGCCGGTTGGAGGATGAGGACCTCGCCGCTCTGGTGGAGGGCCGCAGGCTCTTCCCCTGCTACTTTGGCTCCGCCCTCAGGCTGGAGGGCGTGGAGGCGCTTTTGGACGGCCTGCGGCGGTTTGCCCCCTCCCCTACTCACGGCGCGGAGTTCGGCGCGCGGGTCTATAAGATCGCCCGGGACGCCCAGGGCGAGCGGCTGACCTACCTGAAGATCACCGGCGGAACGCTCCGGGTGAAGGACCTGCTCACCAACCGCCGGGCGGGCCTGGGGGAGGACGAGGCCTGGGAGGAAAAGGCCGACCAGATACGCCTCTACTCCGGCGCGAAGTACCGCACGGCGGACGAGGTCGGGGCGGGGACGGTGTGCGCGGTGACCGGCCTCTCCCGCACCTACCCCGGCCAGGGGCTGGGCTGGGAGCGGGACTGGAGACGCTCGGTGCTGGAGCCGGTGCTCACCTACCGCGTCCTCCTGCCCGACGGGTACGACCCGCACGCCGCCCTTTTAAAACTCAATCAGCTCCAGGAGGAGGATCCCCAGCTCCACCTGGTCTGGAACACCCAGACGCGGGAAATCTGTCTCCAGCTCATGGGGGAGGTTCAGCTTGAGGTGCTGAAGGAGCTCATCGCCCGGCGGTTTGGCCTGGCGGTGGAGTTCGACGCCGGGAGCATCGTCTACCGGGAGACCATCGCCGCCCCGTCGGTGGGCATCGGACACTTCGAGCCCCTGCGGCACTACGCCGAGGTGCATCTTTTGCTGGAGCCGGGAGAGCGTGGCAGCGGCCTGCGCATTGGAAGCGACTGCCCGGAGGGGGTGCTGGACCGGGGCTGGCAGCGGCTCATCCTCTCCCATCTGGCAGAGAAAGCCCACCTGGGCGTCCTCACCGGTTCCCCCATCACCGACCTCACCATCACCCTCATCGCGGGCCGGGGCCACGAAAAGCACACCGAGGGGGGCGACTTCCGCCAGGCCACCTACCGGGCCGTGCGCCAGGGCCTTATGCGTGCCGAGAGCGTTTTGCTGGAGCCCTTTTACGACTTCCGGCTGGAGGTGCCCCAGGCCAGCCTGGGCCGGGCCATATCAGACCTCCAGCGGATGGGCGGAGAGATCGCGCCACCAGAGACAGCGGGGGAGAACGCCGTCCTCACCGGCTCGGCCCCCGTGTCCAGTATGCGGGATTATGCCCGGCAGGTCACGGCCTACACCGCGGGACAGGGGCGGCTCTTCTGTGTCAGCGGCGGGTACCGCCCCTGCGCGGACCAGGCCGCCGCCGTTGCAAGCCTTGGGTATGACCCTGAGCGGGATTTGGAGAACACCCCCGACTCGGTCTTCTGCGCCCACGGCGCGGGCTTCACCGTCAAATGGGACAAGGTGGAGGAGTACGCCCACGTAAGCTCCGGCCTTGCACCGGATAGCGCGCCGGAGCAGGAGGAGCCGGATGCTCCCGCCGCACGCCCCCGCCCGGTCTCCTATGCCGGCGCGGCGGCGGAGGACAAGGAGCTGCAGGCCATCTTCGAACGCACCTACGGGCCGGTCAAGCGCCGGGAGTTCATGCCCGGCTCCCCGGCACGGGAGCTGGCGGAGACCGTCCAGTACAAGGCTCCCGCCATCCCCGACGGGCAGGAATACCTGCTGGTGGACGGGTACAACCTCATCTTCGCCTGGGACGAGCTGAAGGCGGCGGCCCGGGACAGTCTGGACGCGGCCCGGCAGCTATTGCTGGACCTTTTGAGCAACTACCAGGGCTTTCAGAAGAACGAGGTCATCGTGGTCTTCGACGCCTATCGTGTGCCCAGGAGCACGCGGGACGAGAGCCGCTACCACAACATCCACGTGGTCTTTACCAAGGAGGCCGAGACGGCGGACGCCTATATCGAGAAGGTCACCTATGACCTCGGCAAAAAGCACCGGGTACGGGTCGCCACCTCCGACTACGCCGAGCAGCTTATCATCCTGGGCCACGGGGCCCTGCGCCTCTCGGCCTCCTCCTTCCGGGAGGAGGTGGAGCGGGTGAGCGGCCAGATCTCCGCCCTCCTCCGTCAAAATAACCTCGCCGGGCGCTCCCAGCCCGTCCGGGCCGCCATGGAGAAGGCGATGGAGAACGGCAATCAATAA
- a CDS encoding Rrf2 family protein, protein MMISTKGRYALRVMIDLAEHQTEGYIPLKEIAERQEISEKYLESILKSLVRDKVLTGLRGKGGGYRLSKPPELCTVGSVLRLTEGSLAPVSCLDAGSEPCPRMDSCRTLPMWKKLDTLINDFFDDITIADLAAPAMEGNNYVI, encoded by the coding sequence ATGATGATTTCAACGAAGGGGCGATACGCCCTGCGCGTGATGATCGACCTGGCAGAGCATCAGACCGAGGGGTACATCCCCCTCAAGGAGATTGCCGAGCGCCAGGAGATCTCCGAAAAATATTTAGAGAGTATTTTAAAATCCCTGGTGCGGGACAAGGTGCTCACCGGCCTGCGCGGAAAGGGGGGCGGCTACCGCTTGAGCAAGCCGCCCGAGCTCTGCACCGTGGGCAGTGTGCTGCGTCTGACCGAGGGAAGCCTGGCCCCCGTGTCCTGCCTGGATGCTGGGTCGGAGCCCTGTCCCCGCATGGATAGCTGCCGCACTTTGCCCATGTGGAAAAAGCTGGACACCCTCATCAATGACTTCTTTGACGACATCACCATCGCGGACCTGGCGGCTCCCGCCATGGAAGGCAATAATTATGTGATTTGA
- a CDS encoding conserved hypothetical protein (Evidence 4 : Homologs of previously reported genes of unknown function), producing the protein MPKDSQPDDKRARQEKCRGKLPITRENQNQNRNAKKQSAPNQDV; encoded by the coding sequence ATGCCAAAGGATAGCCAGCCCGACGACAAGCGCGCCCGCCAGGAGAAATGCCGCGGAAAGCTCCCCATCACTCGGGAAAACCAGAACCAGAACCGCAACGCCAAGAAACAGTCGGCCCCCAACCAGGATGTATAA
- a CDS encoding conserved hypothetical protein (Evidence 4 : Homologs of previously reported genes of unknown function) has protein sequence MQITLRQGERSAIIDTMGGELTSYRDEGGLEYIWQGDPASWTGRNPILFPIVGKLRGGAVLALGKECHMPQHGLARRREFTLIGHGKDWAVLEQREEPDTVKAFPFPYLLRVRQELKENGFTTTATVVNTGPEDMPFCLGAHTAFRCPQRPGESFGDYELVFDQSEDLPALLPTADGLLSRDKTMPCLDGTDTIPLDYAVFDRVDTLTFEGLRSHGVSLRQRNGGRGVRVDFTGWPMLAFWTPPGKHAPFLCIEPWHGCAAFEDETGRFEDKPYAVLLRPGEEWSLGYSVTTL, from the coding sequence ATGCAGATCACGCTGAGACAGGGCGAACGGAGCGCAATTATCGACACCATGGGCGGAGAGCTTACATCTTACCGGGACGAGGGCGGTCTTGAATACATCTGGCAGGGGGACCCGGCCTCCTGGACCGGGCGCAATCCCATCCTCTTCCCCATCGTGGGCAAGCTGCGTGGGGGTGCGGTGCTGGCGCTTGGCAAGGAGTGCCATATGCCTCAGCATGGCCTTGCCCGGCGGCGGGAGTTTACGCTGATCGGGCACGGGAAGGACTGGGCGGTGCTGGAACAGCGGGAGGAGCCGGACACAGTAAAGGCCTTTCCCTTTCCCTATCTCCTCCGGGTGCGGCAGGAGTTAAAGGAAAACGGCTTTACAACCACTGCCACCGTGGTAAATACCGGGCCGGAGGACATGCCCTTCTGCCTGGGCGCCCACACCGCCTTCCGCTGTCCCCAGCGCCCCGGTGAATCCTTTGGGGATTATGAGCTTGTCTTTGACCAGTCCGAAGATCTGCCCGCCCTCCTCCCCACGGCGGACGGTCTCCTCTCCCGGGACAAGACCATGCCGTGCCTGGATGGTACGGATACCATCCCTCTTGACTACGCCGTTTTCGACCGGGTGGACACCCTGACCTTTGAGGGGCTGCGCTCCCATGGCGTCAGCCTGCGGCAACGGAACGGAGGCCGCGGGGTCCGGGTAGACTTCACCGGCTGGCCCATGCTGGCCTTCTGGACTCCGCCGGGAAAGCACGCCCCCTTCCTATGCATCGAGCCGTGGCACGGCTGCGCCGCCTTTGAGGACGAGACCGGCCGCTTTGAGGACAAGCCCTATGCCGTCCTCCTCCGCCCCGGGGAGGAATGGAGCCTGGGGTACTCCGTCACCACGCTGTAA
- a CDS encoding Copper amine oxidase domain protein has protein sequence MMRRCAKLAFGLFLALALGVGAHAADLRVNGVDVHSDVAPRVIGGSTYVSLRAVTQALRGDAALSWEGQAVVRGSGITLTAAPGACYLEANGRALYIANGIQAETGRLLVPVRVLAKALGAEVYWDAATGDVNIQSGSGTITSGDAFYNANDLYWLSHIISAESQGEPLVGKIAVGNVILNRVKSDEFPNTIYDVIFDSAWGVQFTPVANGTIYQEPTAESVLAAKLCLDGANTAGSSLYFLAPALTNSRWAAQNRPYVTTIGAHQFYG, from the coding sequence ATGATGCGACGATGCGCAAAGCTGGCCTTTGGCCTGTTTCTGGCCCTGGCTCTCGGCGTGGGGGCCCATGCAGCCGACCTGCGGGTAAACGGCGTGGACGTACATAGCGACGTGGCGCCCAGGGTGATCGGGGGCTCCACCTACGTCTCCCTCCGGGCGGTGACCCAGGCCCTGCGGGGGGACGCGGCCCTCTCCTGGGAGGGGCAGGCGGTGGTCCGGGGGTCGGGTATCACCCTCACCGCCGCTCCGGGGGCGTGTTACCTGGAGGCCAACGGCAGGGCGCTCTATATCGCGAATGGCATCCAGGCCGAGACGGGTCGTTTGCTGGTGCCGGTCCGGGTGCTGGCGAAGGCCCTGGGGGCCGAGGTGTACTGGGATGCCGCCACCGGCGACGTGAATATCCAAAGCGGCAGCGGCACCATTACTTCGGGGGACGCTTTCTATAACGCCAACGACCTTTACTGGCTCTCCCACATCATCTCCGCCGAGAGCCAGGGAGAGCCCCTGGTCGGGAAAATCGCCGTAGGCAACGTGATCCTTAACCGGGTGAAGAGCGACGAGTTCCCCAATACCATATATGACGTGATCTTTGACTCCGCCTGGGGCGTTCAGTTTACCCCCGTGGCCAACGGCACCATCTACCAGGAGCCTACAGCCGAGAGCGTGCTGGCTGCCAAGCTGTGTCTCGACGGAGCCAACACGGCGGGAAGCAGCCTCTACTTCCTGGCCCCCGCCCTCACCAACAGCCGCTGGGCCGCCCAGAACCGCCCCTATGTGACTACCATCGGGGCCCACCAGTTTTACGGCTGA